A section of the Clostridium felsineum DSM 794 genome encodes:
- the aroD gene encoding type I 3-dehydroquinate dehydratase codes for MENIVQVRNIKLGEGLPKIAVPFMGSNNEEILKEVEYLKTIKVDIAEWRIDYYKDVENLEKVKEILSMVRKALGEIPLLVTFRTAKEGGEREISIEYYVELKKAIAETKNADLIDVELFIAEDEKVKDIVETAHKFGCKVIMSNHDFHKTPERAEIVKRLCKMQELGADIPKIAVMPVDAKDVLELLSATYEMKSEHGATPIITMSMGSLGVVSRLAGETFGSALTFGSAKTASAPGQLEANNLYEILKSISTNK; via the coding sequence ATGGAAAATATAGTACAAGTGAGAAATATAAAATTAGGAGAAGGTCTTCCAAAGATAGCAGTACCGTTTATGGGAAGTAATAATGAAGAAATACTTAAAGAAGTTGAATACTTAAAGACAATTAAAGTTGATATAGCAGAATGGAGAATTGACTACTATAAAGATGTTGAAAATTTAGAAAAAGTAAAAGAAATTCTAAGTATGGTAAGAAAAGCACTAGGTGAAATTCCATTACTTGTAACTTTCAGAACTGCTAAAGAAGGCGGAGAAAGAGAAATAAGTATCGAGTACTATGTAGAACTAAAAAAAGCAATTGCAGAAACTAAAAATGCAGATTTAATAGATGTTGAGTTATTTATAGCAGAAGATGAAAAAGTTAAAGATATTGTAGAAACAGCACATAAATTTGGATGTAAGGTTATAATGTCAAATCATGATTTTCATAAGACACCAGAAAGAGCTGAGATAGTTAAGAGACTATGCAAAATGCAAGAACTTGGTGCAGATATTCCAAAGATAGCAGTAATGCCAGTTGATGCAAAAGACGTATTAGAGTTATTATCAGCTACATATGAAATGAAGAGTGAGCACGGAGCTACTCCAATAATAACAATGTCTATGGGATCATTAGGAGTTGTTAGTCGTTTAGCAGGAGAAACTTTTGGATCAGCACTTACCTTTGGATCAGCAAAAACTGCGTCAGCACCAGGACAATTAGAAGCAAACAATCTTTACGAAATACTTAAATCAATTAGCACTAATAAATAA
- a CDS encoding MFS transporter produces MKKNPYFKSALGIYLSYCMLGMILILISSHMTFLVKQLNTDVSGVGFLISVEGIVRSSTLYFAGSLSDKIGRKKFLYIAPLMSIIFLIGVPLSKSYYIAMIFVAFAGISHAFMDAASYASLMECFPETPGTANILIKASVATGGAILPYIISFFVNRNMFYGDTFFVIAVVMVINSIILFNSKFPQANIERSNEKIVEEHYTEEANFKREGIALVIIGFTSNAIFTIFQTWIPTYTQKVLGFNQISSLKFITYYSLGALVSVLILAKLLQKTVKPALITLLYPSVGIVLLLILLFGHVHVNSISIVLITLLGASSAGVLQMAQTTMGELFWKKKGSTIALVSTASGLAAAVIPALTGVITKNFSVVHVFYFMLILYVVGIACGSVVKLRYNKIMRGKIIKDEAI; encoded by the coding sequence ATGAAAAAAAATCCTTATTTTAAATCGGCATTGGGAATATATTTAAGTTATTGTATGTTAGGTATGATTTTAATTTTAATTTCATCTCATATGACATTTTTAGTTAAGCAGCTTAATACTGATGTGTCAGGAGTAGGTTTTCTTATTTCAGTAGAGGGAATTGTTAGATCGTCTACTTTATACTTTGCAGGAAGTTTATCGGACAAAATTGGTAGAAAGAAGTTTCTATACATAGCGCCTTTAATGTCAATAATTTTTTTAATTGGAGTGCCACTTTCTAAAAGTTACTACATAGCAATGATATTCGTAGCTTTTGCAGGTATATCACATGCATTTATGGATGCAGCTAGTTATGCATCTTTGATGGAGTGTTTTCCAGAAACCCCAGGTACAGCAAATATTCTAATAAAAGCCTCAGTAGCTACAGGCGGTGCAATTCTTCCTTATATCATATCCTTTTTTGTAAATAGAAATATGTTTTATGGAGATACTTTCTTTGTAATTGCAGTGGTAATGGTAATAAATTCAATAATACTATTTAACTCCAAATTTCCACAGGCTAATATTGAAAGGTCAAATGAGAAGATTGTAGAGGAGCATTATACAGAAGAAGCTAATTTCAAAAGAGAAGGAATAGCACTTGTAATAATAGGCTTCACTTCTAATGCTATTTTTACAATTTTTCAAACCTGGATTCCAACTTATACACAAAAGGTTTTAGGCTTTAATCAAATTTCTTCCCTTAAATTTATAACTTATTATAGCTTAGGTGCATTAGTATCTGTTTTAATTTTGGCAAAATTGTTACAAAAGACTGTAAAACCAGCATTAATAACATTACTTTATCCTTCAGTTGGTATCGTTTTATTGTTGATTTTATTGTTTGGACATGTACATGTTAATTCTATTAGTATAGTTTTAATTACTTTACTTGGAGCATCTTCAGCGGGAGTACTTCAAATGGCTCAAACTACTATGGGGGAGCTATTTTGGAAGAAAAAAGGTTCTACTATTGCATTGGTATCTACAGCTAGCGGATTGGCAGCAGCTGTAATTCCAGCATTAACAGGAGTTATTACAAAAAACTTTAGTGTAGTACATGTATTTTATTTTATGCTAATTTTATATGTTGTGGGAATAGCCTGTGGATCTGTAGTAAAATTAAGATATAATAAAATTATGAGGGGTAAAATTATAAAAGATGAGGCTATATGA
- a CDS encoding shikimate dehydrogenase, which yields MGERITGHTELIGLIAYPIRHSSSPAMHNEAFAKLGLDYAYLAFEVGNEELEATINGFRAMKVRGSNVSMPNKTVVHKYLDKVSEAAELCGAVNTIVNDNGVLTGHITDGIGYMQSLKDAGIDVIGKKMTIVGAGGAATAIEIQAALDGVKEMSIFNIKDKYFERAKKTVKDINERTGCKATLYDLEDLDKLKEEIADSYLFANATGMGMKPLEGKTYIPDKSFLRPDLIVTDVVYAPRETELLRMAKEVGCKTMNGLGMMLFQGAAAFKLWTNQDMPIEHMKKVLDIKY from the coding sequence ATGGGAGAAAGAATAACAGGACATACAGAATTAATAGGATTAATAGCATATCCAATTAGACATTCAAGTTCACCAGCAATGCACAATGAGGCTTTTGCTAAATTGGGTTTGGATTATGCATATCTTGCCTTTGAGGTTGGAAATGAAGAGCTTGAAGCTACAATAAATGGTTTTAGGGCTATGAAGGTACGTGGAAGTAATGTATCAATGCCAAATAAAACAGTAGTACATAAATATTTAGATAAGGTGTCAGAAGCAGCTGAACTTTGCGGAGCTGTTAACACTATAGTAAATGATAACGGTGTTTTAACTGGACATATTACAGATGGTATAGGTTATATGCAATCATTAAAAGATGCAGGAATAGATGTTATAGGTAAGAAGATGACTATAGTAGGAGCTGGCGGAGCTGCTACAGCCATTGAAATACAAGCAGCTTTAGATGGAGTTAAGGAAATGTCAATCTTCAATATAAAAGATAAATATTTTGAAAGAGCTAAAAAGACAGTAAAAGACATAAATGAAAGAACTGGATGTAAAGCAACCTTATATGATTTAGAAGATCTTGATAAATTAAAGGAAGAAATAGCAGACAGTTATTTATTTGCAAATGCTACAGGTATGGGAATGAAACCATTAGAAGGAAAAACATACATTCCAGATAAAAGCTTCTTAAGACCAGACTTAATAGTAACGGATGTTGTATACGCACCAAGAGAAACAGAATTATTAAGAATGGCTAAAGAAGTAGGATGTAAGACTATGAATGGTTTAGGAATGATGTTATTCCAAGGAGCAGCAGCTTTTAAATTGTGGACAAATCAAGATATGCCAATTGAACACATGAAAAAGGTACTAGATATAAAATATTAA
- a CDS encoding LysR family transcriptional regulator, producing MIKINLNQLYYFRTIARLQHFRQASLELNISQPSLSSSMNNLEAELEICLFEKQGRNIALTKYGQIFLQYVDNILNELENSKKKMKELASSSEGHVDIAYISPLAQVYIPTTVRSFLNLKENNNVTFSFKQGFTDEMIEGLKHDKYDVIFSSFVENEPDLTFVPIINQELFVIVPPNHPLSRFDNLDLKQIAPYPLVAYDKNSGLGKLSEQLLEKVLISPQRVCEAADEYAICALVEANFGVAIVADAPALKDAKVKKININNPSYSRKIYFVYKKNRYFPPAVHKFISYLKENSLIKD from the coding sequence GTGATTAAAATTAATTTAAATCAATTATATTATTTTAGAACTATTGCACGATTGCAGCATTTTAGACAAGCATCCTTAGAATTAAATATCTCTCAGCCAAGTTTAAGTAGCTCTATGAATAACCTAGAGGCTGAACTTGAAATATGCCTTTTTGAAAAACAAGGTCGGAATATTGCTTTAACTAAATATGGACAAATATTTCTGCAATACGTAGATAATATATTAAACGAACTAGAAAATTCTAAAAAGAAAATGAAAGAACTTGCAAGTAGTTCAGAAGGACATGTAGATATTGCTTATATATCTCCTCTTGCGCAAGTTTATATTCCCACCACTGTTCGTAGTTTTTTGAATTTAAAAGAAAATAATAATGTTACCTTTTCTTTTAAACAGGGTTTTACAGATGAAATGATTGAAGGTTTAAAACATGACAAATATGATGTCATCTTTTCATCCTTTGTTGAAAATGAACCTGATTTAACCTTTGTACCAATTATAAATCAAGAATTATTTGTTATTGTTCCACCAAATCATCCTCTTTCTAGATTTGATAACCTTGATTTAAAACAAATAGCACCTTACCCCTTAGTTGCCTATGATAAAAATTCTGGACTAGGAAAACTCTCAGAACAGCTTTTAGAAAAAGTTCTAATATCTCCTCAACGAGTTTGCGAAGCAGCAGATGAATATGCAATTTGTGCCTTAGTAGAAGCCAATTTTGGTGTTGCTATTGTTGCTGATGCACCTGCACTTAAAGACGCAAAGGTAAAAAAAATAAATATTAATAATCCATCATACTCTAGAAAAATTTATTTTGTATATAAAAAAAATAGATACTTTCCACCAGCTGTTCACAAATTTATTTCCTATTTAAAAGAAAATAGTTTAATTAAAGATTAA